The stretch of DNA CTGCAAAGAGATACTCCTGTGCGTAGCCTGCATAATTTCCGAAATGCTCCCTGCCGAAATCCGCTATGCGATCATAATCTCTCTCAGAAAGAGGGCCCGCAGGATTTCCGGTCCCGTAGAGATCATTCATGATCCTCCTGATCCAGACATCGACAGGGAACGACTCGTAAAACTGGAAACCGAAAAGTAGGATGCAGTCGGCAACCTTTCGCCCTACTCCCGGGTACTTCATGATCTCCTTTCTTGCGCCGGTATAATCGAGCGAGCGAATGCGATCAGCCCAACCCGGATCATCAGCGATCATTGAAGATGTTCTGCAGATATAACCCGAACGGTACCCAGTAGAGCATCCTTTGAGATCTGCGTCGCAGCGGCGGGAGAGATCCTCCGCCCCGGGGAAGGCATACGCCTCCTGACCGCCTTGCACGATCTTTTTCCCGTTCATCACCGCCATATTGCCGAGCATCCTCTTTATATTAGGAATTCCAGTGTTCTGTGCACAAAGATAAGACAAAAGGCACTCCCAGGGATCCTGCCTCATCACGCGAAGTCCGCGATACCGCTCCACAGCCTCACCGATGTATTCA from Methanolacinia petrolearia DSM 11571 encodes:
- a CDS encoding DNA-3-methyladenine glycosylase family protein produces the protein MKSVYPLKPDQPFNLDITLSCGQVFRWEKRGDLWTGVSAGRVISIRQSGRKIEYSGCDEEYLEYLFHLDFDLESVIGSFSTDEYIGEAVERYRGLRVMRQDPWECLLSYLCAQNTGIPNIKRMLGNMAVMNGKKIVQGGQEAYAFPGAEDLSRRCDADLKGCSTGYRSGYICRTSSMIADDPGWADRIRSLDYTGARKEIMKYPGVGRKVADCILLFGFQFYESFPVDVWIRRIMNDLYGTGNPAGPLSERDYDRIADFGREHFGNYAGYAQEYLFAGRQ